The Scyliorhinus canicula chromosome 5, sScyCan1.1, whole genome shotgun sequence genome window below encodes:
- the edn1 gene encoding endothelin-1 has product MEFNVLCSLLPLIWELHFSTGSPLSAAAVTVSPIFSAGQTSSPVPRRLSRSKRCSCSSFLDKECIYFCHLDIIWINTPERIVPYGLGNSPRVRRSVKKNLATPEELKPRCQCRSQEDTVCWQFCGDGQQTSRFSTKTKVQKNYLAEASDRMSRNKQDCKGLECVYQHLLNIAKKLEPADSNHLPTSVKWIYTIRKVRQDNYNKLKRLPVSMTGPVAECRDCKR; this is encoded by the exons atggagtttaacgtgTTATGTTCCTTGCTCCCTCTGATTTGGGAACTGCACTTTTCCACAG gctCCCCCCTATCGGCTGCAGCAGTGACCGTCTCTCCCATCTTCTCTGCCGGTCAAACTTCCAGCCCGGTTCCCCGGCGGCTCAGCCGCTCCAAGCGCTGTTCCTGTTCCtcattcctggacaaggaatgcatCTACTTCTGCCACTTGGACATCATCTGGATCAACACACCCGA GAGGATTGTCCCGTACGGACTGGGCAATTCCCCCCGGGTCAGACGGTCTGTGAAGAAAAACCTGGCGACGCCCGAGGAATTGAAGCCACGATGTCAGTGCCGCAGCCAAGAGGACACTGTGTGCTGGCAATTCTGTGGTGATGGACAACAAACATCGAG ATTTTCAACCAAGACCAAAGTACAAAAGAACTACCTGGCAGAAGCATCAGACAGGATGAGTCGAAACAAACAGGACTGCAAGGGATTGGAATGTGTTTATCAACACCTCCTTAACATTGCAAAAAA GTTGGAGCCTGCAGACAGTAACCATTTACCTACATCAGTGAAATGGATATATACAATAAGGAAAGTGAGACAAGACAACTACAATAAACTGAAAAGATTACCAGTTTCCATGACAGGCCCTGTGGCAGAATGCAGGGACTGCAAGCGCTGA